The genomic stretch ATTGCAGCACTGGAAGGAGGAAATGGACTGTGGGGCCTTTGCATTTCCCAAGTCAACAGTGAGGGAACAGCCCATTTCCCATCCAGGCTACCAATCCAGTAAGGTTCATATTGAGAATGTATCTACAACATTGATTGGTGCCAGGAGGACCGAAGGTATGGAGGCAGGTCTTAAGTTGGATGTTCCTGGCTACATTTGGGGGCAGTGTTTGAGACCTAGAACACAAATCTGAAGGGATTTCAGAACCATCAAGTCCATTCCTCTCATtggcagatggagaaactgaggtccagagagagaGTCACACAGCTGCTAAAAGCAGGAAACCCATTTGAGGAAATTGGGTATCAACTGGTCCAATAGTACTGTGGTTCCTCCCTTGGGTTGATGGGCACACCATGAATACAAGTGGTCCCTGGCTCCCAAACAATCTCCTAGAAATGCCAGTATGTCTTATCTGGGAATAGACTCTTCAAATCCCTTTAAATCAATTTCAGATTTAAGTAATAGGGTCACTAAATTTAGGTTGGTATTCTTTCCcccagtttttttgggggggcacttTGGAGGATCTTTCTAGGTTTCAGCAAAGGGTCTGCCTGTTGTATGATTAGGGagctggggaaggggaagagtCTGTAGTTGGAGCTGCTTGGGTCAGAAAGTGGAAATTGGACCCAGGGATCTGTGTGCACAGATTCTATCTCATCATACATGGGCACTGCACTTTACAGTGTGCACAGTAGCTTTTCATCCATTTGATTCTCCAGCTACTTTGGGAGGGACTGACTAGAGCTCAGAGGGTCTTGCTCAAGATCTCACAGGAAATCAGAAGTAGAGTCAGGACTTGGAACTTCAGGACTCAGAATTCCTTCCCTACCTGCTCCAGGGTTACCAGAGTTCCATTCAACTCAACAAACTTGGAGTTTCATTCAACCCACATGGATTGAGCACTGACTGTGCTAAGAGCTAACAGTGAGGGGAGACCTACCTAGTCGTTCGAATGGAGTTCATGGTGGGGGAGATGTATGCATGACAAGACAGTTCTACCCACTGTGACAAAGGCTGGGTTCCTACTCCAGGTGGAGGGTGGTCAACAGAAGGTTCCTGGAAGAAACCATGCTTACAAGCTGAGCTTTGGAAGAAAAGTAAGACTTGCCAGCTTCGGGGCTGGGCTGTGGTTGGGTGCAGGGCAGGGTGCTACAGGTAGAGGCAACCACAGGTACAAAGGCTCAGTGGTGAGGAAGAGCTTTGACAGCCCCAGAATCCAGGGCCTGTGCAGAGTACAAGCCACAAAGTTTGTTAGAGAAGTGGCCCAAGAGAAAGCAATTGCAGCCTCCAATGCCAAGGGTAGGTAGGTGTCTGAGGAGCTTCCCTGTGTCCTGAGGTGAGGATTGGGTGCTCAGAGGTGAGGTCACAGATAGGCCAGGAAGCTGCTGCAGCAGAGCTGGGGATTGGCTCCAGGGCTTGTCCCTGAAGGAACCCTGTGGGCAAAGCTAGCTCTTTGTTGTTTCCAGCAAGACACAGTGTGGTCTGGGGGTCAGAGTgttgcctgggtttgaatccaggtTGCActgcttcctagctgtgtgaccttgggcagatgATAGGCCTCTCTGGCTCCCAGTTTTCCCATCTACAGAATGGAAATAATAAGGGTGGTGTAAACTGGAGGTGCTCTCAGGCGACAGTCACCCTTCAAAGAAAGCAAGCCCATAATGACGACGGTTTGCAGCATCGCGAGCTTCCTTTGCGAAGCTAATGAGCCCATTCGGTTCTCCCCAACCACAGCCTTTCCATTTTGCAGCTGCAGAGCAGCTGGGCTCAGAGAGGGGCTCACCCCCTGCACTTGCGGGTGGCTTCGGGAGACTGGCAGGAGGGAGCGAGCAGAAGAGCTCTAGAGCTGAGCGCCGCGTCCCTCCGCAGGTACCTGCACGCCCTGTACCTGGGGCTGCAGAGCCGCTGGCGAGGGGAGCGGCTGAGGCGCCACTTCTACTGGCGGATGCTGTTCGAGAGCGCCGACGTGAGCATGCTGCGCCTGCTGGAGACCTTCCTGCGCAGCGCGCCGCAGCTGGTGCTGCAGCTCAGCCTGCTGGTGCACCATGGCGGCCAGCCAGACCTGCTGCCCGGTGAGCCCCGCCGCCCCCGCGCCAGTCCCTGGGGACGCCCTGTGCCCACCCGCGCCTCGGTGCTGCGCTCAGTGCTTAGGGAGGCCCACCCCCTACTCTCTCCACCCTTTAGGTCCCCTGTGACCTGGCCTTCCACCACCTCTCAGGCCCCCTCTTttgtcctcttctcttccttattGCCAGAGCAGACTAGACCCCATTTCTACTCTTAACCCACCCCCACACCTTAGACCTATTGCAGAGTCCCCTGTTGCCTTAATTCCTCAAACTGTCCCAATCCCAGGCTGCATCTCCTGGGGACCACACTTCCCAACCCCCCACCTCACCTCCTCACAAACACGCCCAGTTGCCACCAGCTTGCAGAAAACCTGTCACTGGAGGACCTGGGGACTCCTCCCAGGCCTAGCTCTGGTCCCCTTCCATACCTGGACCTTGCCCCTTCCATGACACTAGGCCAACCCCCTCAGTGTCACAGAACAGCCACATCTCCTGTTTCTCTGGAATGCCTCATGCTTTCCCCTCCCAGACACTGTCATAACCACTCTCAGGGTCCCAAAGGACTCCCCTAGGCCCCCTGGGGATCTCTTGCCTAGGATATAGGGGTCCACCTGGgatcctctccccacccctcagctCTGCTCAGATCTAGGCACCCTGCCACGCCCAGCCACCTCTTGGTAGTCCGTAGCTCCTGTTGGTCCCCTCCTGGATCCTCCATGCCCTAATCACAACCCCctcttcatttcctcttctaCTCTCAGAGTCCTGGACCCTAATTTCCCACCCTCCCACCAAGACCCCTCAACCCTAAGGGCCCCTAGACTTGACCCCTTTGGAGATCAGAATCACCCAACTTCCATCTCCCTTTATGCTCCCAACACCTGCAGAAATACCCAACCCTGTCTATCCACCCCACCTCATCATTGCTCTTGAAgacccccccacccacccatacCAAACTCATTTCTATTGATGCACAGACCCTCTCTCACACCTCCTTAGAACCTAGCTTCTGACCCagaatcctccccatctccccaGACCCCAACCCAGACCCATCCCTAACCCAGCCCATTCCCATCCCCACCCTGTCTCCACAGCCCTCTCCACCTCCGCCTCCCTCGTGTCCCTGGCCTGGACACTGGCCTCCTACCAGAAGGTGCTGCGGGACTCCAGAGATGACAAGCGGCCCCTGTCCTACAAGGGCGCTGTGGCCCAGGTGTTATGGCACCTGTTCACCATCGCAGCCCGAAGCCTGGCCTTCGCCCTCTTCGCCAGCGTTTACAAGCTGTACTTTGGTATCTTCATCGTGGCCCACTGGTGCGTCATGACCTTCTGGGTCATCCAGGGAGAGACGGACTTCTGCATGTCCAAGTGGGAGGAGATCATCTACAACATGGTTGTGGGCATCATCTACATCTTCTGCTGGTTCAATGTCAAGGAGGGCCGCAGCCGCAGCCGCATGGCCCTCTACTACTGTATTGTCCTGCTGGAGAACGCTGCACTCACCGGCTTCTGGTACTCCAGCCGCAACTTCTCTACTGACTTCCACTCGCTCATCCTGGTCTGTGTGGTGGCCTCCAGCTTTGCGCTGGGCATATTCTTCATGTGTGTCTATTACTGTCTCCTGCACCCCAATGGGCCCATGCTGGGTTCCCAATTACCTGGCTGCATCTTCTCTAAAGCCCCAGGGCCCTGTGGTCCACCAGCTGATGCTGTCACAAGCCCCCCAAGGTCCCTGCCAAGGACTACAGGCGCTGAGCGGGATGGGACCTCAGGGGGAGGTGAGCGTGCGGGGACACCCACACCACCTGTCTTCCAGGTACGGCCTGGCTTGCCTCCCACACCAGTGGCCCGC from Castor canadensis chromosome 5, mCasCan1.hap1v2, whole genome shotgun sequence encodes the following:
- the Xkr7 gene encoding XK-related protein 7, whose product is MAAKSDGAAAAAGPGPEGAAGGARCGAGGRGEAAAVAGGPGAVGAGGPGPRYELRDCCWVLCALLVFFSDGATDLWLAASYYLQGQRTYFGLTLLFVLLPSLVVQLLSFRWFVYDYSEPAGAPGPAVSTKDSGTGGAAISTKDSASVLRTKEGSPELGPRPAPSSASAYRRRCCRLCVWLLQTLVHLLQLGQVWRYLHALYLGLQSRWRGERLRRHFYWRMLFESADVSMLRLLETFLRSAPQLVLQLSLLVHHGGQPDLLPALSTSASLVSLAWTLASYQKVLRDSRDDKRPLSYKGAVAQVLWHLFTIAARSLAFALFASVYKLYFGIFIVAHWCVMTFWVIQGETDFCMSKWEEIIYNMVVGIIYIFCWFNVKEGRSRSRMALYYCIVLLENAALTGFWYSSRNFSTDFHSLILVCVVASSFALGIFFMCVYYCLLHPNGPMLGSQLPGCIFSKAPGPCGPPADAVTSPPRSLPRTTGAERDGTSGGGERAGTPTPPVFQVRPGLPPTPVARPSRTEGPVIRIDLPRKKYPAWDAHFIDRRLRKTILALEYSSPATPRLQYRSMGTSQELLEYETTV